The Alphaproteobacteria bacterium DNA segment CGCCGGTGTCGGTGGCGGTGATGCTGGTATTGCCTTGGCTGATGGCATTGACGGAGAGGGGTTGCCAGGTGCTGTCGCCGCGCAGATAGGTGGTGCTGTTGGCGGTGCCGCTGCCCAGGCGGGCGGTGGCCATGGTTCCGGCGGTCAGATTGGCGGCATCGTTGGTTCCTAGATTAGAGCGCGCGGTGGCGGCGTCCGTCGCCCCGGTGCCGCCATTGGCAACGGCCACCGTGCCGGTCACATTGGCCGCCGTGCCGGTCACATTGCCGCTGACGCCGCCCGTGGCGGTTAATACGCCCGCGATGGTGACAGCGCCGGTCGACAGATTCCCCGTGATCGCGCCTCCGATATTCAGATAATCGCTGGTGTCTGCCGCCGGCACATTTACGTTATATCCGATGAGGATGTTGTTAGATCCTGTGCTCAGTGTTGCTGCCGTGTTATAGCCCAGCGCTGTGTTGTTGTTGCCCGTGGTATTGGCGGCGAGCGCCGTATAGCCCACTGCAGTGTTTGAGCCGCCCGCGGTGTTGACGGCGAGCGCAACATTACCCAAGGCAGTGTTGCTGGCCCCCGTGGTGTTGGTGATGAGCGCGGAATTACCCACAGCGGTGTTAGAGGTACCAGTGGTGTTGGCGTAAAGCGCCCGATAGCCCAGTGCGGTGCCACCCGATGCTGTGTTGGCTTTGAGCGCCTGATAGCCAAGAGCGGTGTTCTGAGTTCCCGTGGCGTTGAAGAAGAGGGCATCACTGCCCACAGCGGTATTGTAGTGGCCCGTGGTGTTGGATACGAGCGCGTAAGTGCCCAGCGCTGTGTTCTGAGTTCCCGTGGTGTTGAAGAAGAGGGCCCCACCGCCCACAGCGGTGTTATTAGTGCCCGTGGTGTTGGATTGGAGCGTCTCTTTGCCCAGCGCGGTATTGAGGGAGCCCGTGGTGTTGGCTTGGAGCGCTAATTTGCCCAGCGCGGTATTGTGGAAGCCTGTGGTGTTGACGGCGAGCGCCTGATAGCCCACTGCGGTGTTGCCGGGACCCGAGGTGTTGGCGGCGAGCGCGGAAGTGCCCACAGCAGTGTTGCCGTCGCCCGTGGTGTTGGCTTTGAGCGCCTGATAGCCCAGTGCGGTGCTATCGGATGTTGAGTTGGCTTTGAGCGCCTGATAGCCAAGAGCGGTGTTGTTATTACCCGTGGTGTTGGCTTGGAGCGCCTCAAAGCCCAGCGCGGTATTGTAGTAGCCCGTGGTGTTGCCTTGGAGCGCGCTAACGCCCATTGCGACGCCGGCGGTACCCGTGGTGTTGTCTTTGAGCGCGTAATCACCTACGGCGGTATTCGAGTATCCGGTGTTGGCCCACAGCGCGTAATTACCCACAGCAGTGTTGCTGTTGCCCGTAATGTTTGAGGTGAGAGCAGAAGCACCCACAGCAGTGTTTGCGATGCCCGTAGTGTTGGCGGCGAGCGCCATATAGCCCAGTGCTGTGCCACTCGATGCTGTGTTGACTTGGAGCGTCCGAAAGCCCAGCGCTGTGTTTTGGACTCCGGTAACGTTGGCGTTGAGAGCGTTATAGCCGACGGCGACGTTGTTTGTGTTAGAACTCGAAGCTCCCGCGCTATAGCCGACAAATGTACCAAAGGTGGCGACGCTCCCGATCCCAAGGCGTGGTCCGGCGATGCTGACCAGGCCCGTATTGGCGATGGTCATCTGTGTGGAGCCCTCCGTGACGAAGGTCAGCGTGCCGTCCGCGCCGGTGTCGGTGGCGGTGATGCTGGTATTGCCTTGGCTGATGGCATTGACGGAGAGGGGTTGCCAGGTGCTGTCGCCGCGCAGATAGGTGGTGCTGTTGGCGGTGCCGCTGCCTAGGCGGGCGGTGGCCATGGTTCCGGTGGTTAGATTGGCGGCATCGTTGGTTCCTAGATTAGAGCGCGCGGTGGCGGCGTCCGTCGCCCCGGTGCCGCCATTGGCAACCGCCACCGTGCCGGTCACATTACCCGCCGTGCCGGTCACATTGCCCGTCACATTGCCGGTGATGCCTCCCGTAGCGGTTAATACGCCCGCGATGGTGACAGCGCCGGTCGACAGATTCCCTGTGATCGCGTTGCCGATATTCAGATAATCGCTGGTGTCTGCCGCCGGCACATTGGCGTTATATCCGATGAGGAGGTTCCGAGACCCCGTGTTCAGTGTTCCTGCCGTGTTATAGCCCAGCGCGGTGTTGTATTGACCCGTGGTGTTGTCGGCGAGCGCGCCATAGCCAACAGCAACGTTATTGGTGGCCGTAGTGTTGGATTTGAGCGCCCAAAAGCCCAGTGCTACGTTCTGGTCTCCGGTGGTGTTGGTGAAGAGCGCGTAATTGCCCACGGCAGTGTTGGCACTGCCCGTGGTGTTATGGGTGAGTGCCTCATTACCTAGGGCGATGTTGTTGGCACCCGTAGTGTTGGCGGTAAGGGCCTCCTCGCCCACAGCGATGTTATTGCTGGCAGTGTTGGCTTTGAGCGCCCGATAGCCCAGCGCGGTATTGTTATTACCCGTGGTGTTGGCTTGGAGAGCCTCACCGCCCAGCGCGGTATTGTAGTAGCCCGTGGTGTTGGAGTAGAGCGCCTGAACGCCAACTGCCGTGTTGCTGTTGCTGCCTGAATTCGCAGCCCCCGCCCCATAGCCAACGAACAGGTTGTAAGCGGTGGCGTCTCCAATATCCAGGCGTTCTCCGGTGATGCTGACCAGGCCGGCATTGCCGATGGTCATCCGTGTGGTGCCTTCCGTGACGAAGGTCAGCGTGCCGTCGGCGCCGGTGTCGGTGGCGGTGATGCTGGTGTTGCCTTGGCTGATGGCATTGACGGAGAGGGGTTGCCAGGTGCTGTCGCCGCGCAGATAGGTGGTGGTGTTGGCAGTGCCGCTTCCCAGACGGGCGGTGGCCATGGTTCCGGTGGTCAGGTTGGCGGCATCGTTGGTTCCTAGATTGGAGCGCGCGGTGGCTGCCGTGGTCGCGCCGGTGCCGCCATTGGCGATGGCCACCGTGCCGGTCACATTGGCCGCCGTGCCCGTCACATTGCCGGTGACATTGCCCGTCACGTTGCCCGTTACATTGCCGGTGATGCCGCCCGTGACGTTGAGCGTGCCTGTGACGTCCAATGTGCTGCTGGGGTTGTTATTTCCTACGCCGAGTTTGCCCTCGACATAGAGGCCGGCGGTTCCTGCACCGGCGTTGAGTATCTGGACTTGGTTGGAATTGGCATCCGACGTCGTGATACGGAACGCATTTTGATAGACGTCCGTCGTCCAATTTGAATAGGTACCATTGGATCTATTCCAAGCGACTTGCGCGCCTTCACTTGTGCCGTCCACGGCGCCAAGAGACAGCCCCGTCGAGTCTACTGTCATGCGCGCCGTTCCGCCTGTGGATATGGCGACGGCATCCGCATTGGGGGAATAGATGCCGGTGTTGGAGTCGCTGGTGAAGGACAACGACGGTGCAGCGGCAGAGCCGACGGGCAGGACGAGGCTGCTGTTGCTGATGGTGCCGCCGCTGATATTGGTGCCGCTGATTCCTCCCGTGGCGCTGAATGTACCGCCGATGGTGGCATTGCCCACGACATTAAAGACGCCAGATGGGTTAACGGTCATCCGTGTGGTGCCTTCCGTGACGAAGGTCAGCGTGCCGTCTGCGCCGGTGTCGGTGGCGGTGATGCTGGTGTTGCCTTGGCTGAGAGTATTGGTGGTGGCGGATATGCTCTGCCAGGTGCTGTCACCGCGCAGATAGGTGGTGCTGTTGGCGGTGCCGCTGCCCAAACGCGCGGTGGCCACGGTTCCGGCGGTCAGATTGGCGGCGTCGTTGGTGCCCAGATTGGAGCGCGCGGTGGCGGCGGTCGTCGCCCCGGTGCCGCCATTGGCGATGGCCACCGTGCCGGTCACATTGCCCGCATTGCCGCTGACATCTCCCGTGATCGTGCTGCCCGAAAGAGTCACCCCGCTGATCGTGCCGCCGGTGATCGCCACGGCGTTGGCGTCTTGCGTGGCGATGGTGCCCAGGCTCAAGGCCGTGCGTCCCGCCGCCGCGCTGGCCGCCGTGAACAGGCTCTTGCCCGTCGCTGTGGCTCCCAATGCGCCTTGCGCCGCGTCTTGACTGGCCGCCATGAACACGCTCTTGCCCGTCGCGGTGGCTCCCAATGCGCCTTGCGCCGCGTCTTGGCTGGCCGCCGTGAACACGCCCTTGCCTGTCGCGGTGGCTCCCAATGCGCCTTGCGCCGCGTCTTGACTGGCCGCCGTGAACACGCCCTTGCCTGTCGCGGTGGCTCCCAACGCGCCTTGCGCCGCGTCTTGGCTGGCCGCCGTGAATACGCTCTTGCCCGTTGCGCTGGCTCCCAGCGCGTCTTGCGCCGTGCCTTGGGTGGCGGCGGTGAACACGTCCTTGCCCACGACGGTGCCGCCCAGATTGCTCAGCGCGCCATTGGCATTGCCGGATCCCGTGCCGCCGCTGGTGATCGGCAAGGCCGTGGTCAGGACCAGGCTGCTGGCGCTCATCCCCGCACCCGTCAGAGTCCCCGAAAGAGTCAGATTGCGCGCCGAGATGTCGCCGGTGTCTTGCACGCTGACCGCATTGCTGCTGTTGCCAAAGGTCACTTTGTTCGCGTTGTCCACCCGCCACACATTGGCCCGCTCACGCGCAATGGCCACCGATAGATACTCCGTCCGATCGTCGCCAGAGGGAGTCGCGCTTTGGGCGCAGTTGGTCTGCACCGTGCCATCCGCGCCCGCCGAGATCAGCTTGATGACGGGCATCGCGCTATCGGCCAGATTTTGCTGCCAGCGGCAATACAGGTAATAGCGTCCCCACGGATCCAGTTGCCGCGCCCCCGAGGACACTTCCAACACGCCGGTTTCCGTGGGCGAACCGCCGCCGCTGATGGCCGCATAGCCCGAAGGCAGCTTGGCGGCATCCGCGCTGCCAAAGGCCAAAAGGGCCGGCGGCAACAACACGGGCTGGGCATAGGTGGTATTGTCGATGGTGGCGCGGTACGGAGAGCTTGACCGGCCATGAACAGCTGATTGCGGGCCGCCGTCTCGTTCGAGACCGTTATTCCCGAGCGCAACACCTGTGAATACCCGCCGAACAACACCCCGGTGGCCACGCCAATAAGGCCCAAAACATACAAAATCGGCCCCAAGATGAACCCTCGGGAACCGTTGTCACGCCGCCTTGCAAAATAGGGGGTGCGCTTCATCTTATCTTCCCTCTCCCCTCGGGATACGCCTCGCCACAAGCCCAACTCGACAGAATCTAAGCAGAGGAAGGTTAAGAAAACGGTTAAAACATGGGAACATTCAGCTGGAAATCTTGACAGGGTGCCTCGGGTGTCATTACAAGGGAGACACGTTAAAGTGAGGGGAAGTCATGGCTAAGGTTAAAACCGCTATCCGTATGAACAGCACGGCCAGTGGGTATTTCAAGGTCGCACGCAAGAACCCGAAAAAGGTTGAGAAGCTGACCTTGCGCAAATATGACCCCGTCGTGCGTAAGCATGTCGAGTTCAAGGAAGGCAAAGTCAAATAGCCTTGTTCGACAGGCTTGCTCTGCGTCGGACGGGAAACAGGATGCCTGGCCTGATCAAGCGGGCCGGTGTCCTGCTGGGTTTGTTGTGCCTGGTGACCGCGTGCAGTGGCAGCCTCTGGTCGGATGACAAGGAGATCCGCGCCGGACGCGGCTGTCCGCAAGTCGCCATTTTGCGCCCATTGGCGCAGACTCCGCCCGAATCCGCCAAACCAGATCCAGCGATTCCCGTGCTGAGCATGGTCGCGGTGCAGGCACAGCCTTGTCGATATGAGGATGAATCTCTGGACGTTCGCTTTGCATTGGATTTTGTCGCCCGGCATCAGGCTAAGGGACAGGATCGTCATCTGGACGCTCCATTCATTATCGCTGTGGTCGATCCGCATGGCACTGTGATCGCCAAGACCCAATACAATCTGAGCATGCATCTTGATGGGGAGGAGGCCCTTTCCGGTCATCAGGAGAATCTGCGCGTTCAACTTCCGGTTAGACCTGATGTCGATGGGGCGCTATATCGTGTGCTGACGGGCTTCCAGCTTGACGAAAAGCACTTGAATTCAAAGTCCGAATCTTTTGAGAATGCTTCTAGGCCAGTTGTACAGACTGGACGATGACGGTGCGCATGTTGCGCCCTGATATTTCCCAAACGGAGGGTGTAGATGCCAGACAAAGGTCAAAGTGTACAGGATGTCTTTTTGAACCATATGCGCAAACACAAAGTTCCTCTAACGGTCTTTCTGGCTAATGGCGTGAAATTACAAGGCGTTGTCACATGGTTCGATGCTTTTTGCGTATTGTTGCGCCGCGACGGCCATTTGCAACTGGTGTACAAGCATGCTATCTCCACGGTTATGCCTGGCCACCCCGTGGACTTATTCGAGACGCATGACAATACCGAGAGCATCGACGCCTGACATAGATTTGCCCGAGGAATCCTGCACTGGTCACGCATGGATCCTGTGTCCCATGCGCGAAGATGCGTCAGGGCATCAGCGTTCGGCTCAGGCGCGGATGAACGAGGCGGCGGGTTTGGCCGTGGCGATCCATTTGAATGTCGTAGGCGTCGAGGCGGTGGCTGTGGACAGGCCGCATCCCGGGACGTTCCTGGGCGCGGGGACCGTCGATCGCCTAAAGGCGGCGGTGGCCGAGGCCAAGGCAGATCTGCTGATCTTCGATCACGCCCTTTCGCCCGTTCAGCAACGCAATTTGGAACGGGCACTGATGTGCAAGGTGGTGGATCGCACCGGCCTTATTCTGGAGATTTTCGGCGCACGCGCCCGCACGCGAGAAGGCCAGCTTCAGGTGGAGCTGGCCGCGCTGCTGTACCAAAAATCCCGCCTGGTGCGTTCGTGGACGCATTTGGAACGTCAGCGCGGCGGCTTTGGATTTTTGGGCGGCCCTGGCGAATCCCAGCTCGAGATTGACCGTCGTTTGATCGGTCAACGTATCCTGACCATTCAGCGCGAATTGCACGAGGCGCGCCAACGCCGCGCCCTCCAGCGTCAGACTCGACGCCGCCGCGCATGGCCTTTGGTGGCTCTGGCCGGTTATACCAATGCCGGAAAATCGACTTTGTTCAATCGCCTGACCGGCGCGCAGGTGCGGGCCGAGAATCTGCTGTTCGCCACATTGGATCCCACTTTACGCGCCTTCGATTTGCCGGGGGGACACCGCGCCTTGCTATCCGACACGGTGGGCTTTATCAGCGATCTGCCCACGCAATTGGTCGAGGCCTTTCACGCGACCTTGGAAGAGGTGCAAGACGCCGACATCATCTTGCATGTGCGCGATATCGCCCATCCCGACAGCGGCCTGCAGCGCCATGATGTTCAGCAGGTCTTGGCGGCGCTGGGCATCGCGGCGGATTCCGATCGGGTGATCGAGGTGTTGAACAAGGCCGACAATCTGCCCTTGGATGACCATCGCCGCCTGAACCTGGAATGCGACCGCCATAACGCCGTCGCCTCTGCCGCCGCCGATGGCCAGACGGAGCCTGGGGCCGGGATGGTGGCTGTGTCGGCCTTATCGGGCGAGGGGATGGACCGACTTTATGCCTTGATGACAAACAAGCTGTTTGCCAGCCGACATGAACGCATCCTGACCTTGACGGCCGATGGCGGCGCGACTCTGGCTTGGCTGCATCGCCATGGCCAGGTACAAAGCCAGCGTGTGACGAAAACCGGCCGATTACACGTGCGCGCGGCGCTGGATTCGAGCGATTGGGGCCGTTTCGAAAAATCCTTTCCCGATATCCCTACCCGTGCCGCCCCAGCTAAGGGGCATTGAGAAACAAGAGGTAAGCGGCGCTGTGGGCCGATCCCCGAGTGGTTTCAATCCCTCTTGGCCTGACCTGTCTTTTGGTGCTAACCTTCGCCGCCGTGCTGGGGGATCGTCTAGCGGTAGGACAACGGACTCTGACTCCGTTTACCTAGGTTCGAATCCTAGTCCCCCAGCCAAATCTTAGCTTTAGCTGCATTGACCGTGTTCCCCGTCTCATGGCGAGCGGCAGCGGCAATTTCCTCCAATCTTGACAGACTTACGATCATCTTTTAGCATTCGCTCGGCTTTGGCGACGGATATTTATTGTCCTGGCGCGGACAGAGGCCTTCTGCGGCTTTCCGCATTCAGTTTTGGTTGAGAGATGACCCGTCCCCAGCAACTACGCAAGAATCTGGACATCGCACTAGCGGCCAAGACGTCTCTGTTGCAGGCAGCGGCCTTGCGACAAGGACAACCTGGCCTCCCGCCATGCCCCCCGGGACATATCTGCCGCCCTAATAAGAAGCCACGACCAGGGTGGCAAACAGCCCTGCTTGGTTGGTTGTATATCAAATATAAGAGCGTCAGGTCGCTGAGCGGCAAGGTATGGCGCAAAGGCCAGAGTTTTTTGCGCCGCGTACGCAATCGGATGATGCGGACCTTCGCGGTCGCCTTATTGAGACGCGTTATCCGGAAACTGCGCGCCGTCTGGTGCCAGATAACCATTAACAAACAATATCTGTTTCTAGCTGGCCAACTGGCCGCTCATACCGATGAAATGCGGCGAGAGATTTATGAGCTAAAGAAGGCTCTGTGGGAAAATGCCGATATTTCCTTCACCCAGTTGGAAATCGCCATCCAAACGAAGGACAATACTCCGTCCGCTGAACCGATGCAGGGCCAGAACACCTCGTCCGCGCTGCCTCGCCCTCCCAATCTTCCCATACCCCCGTCCGTCACGTCAGTTGAGGGGGAAGAGATCGACCGCGATCAACAGCTGATCTGGCATTTAAGCCAGTTGGACAAGCTGGGCTATAGGCCGGGGAACCGAGTTGCGGTGAATTGCGGACCGGATCAGATATTGGTGCGCACGCAGGTTGGCTATGTCTTCTGCTCGGCGCATGATCCGGTGGTGCTATGTGCCCTGGCCGAGACAGGAGAGCTGGAACACGGCACCCGTCTGGCAATTCAACGAATACTGCAACCGGGTGAAACCTTCATTGATGTCGGTGCCCATCTGGGACTGCACACCATAGCAGCAGCGAGAGTCTTAAAAGACCATGGCCGCGTCATCGCATTCGAACCTTTTCCGCTGACATGTTCCCTGCTGCGTAAATCAGTCGAGTTGAACAATCTGTCCTCGCTGGTGGAAATCCACAATGCAGCAGTGTCGAATCGGGCGGAATCACGTCCGCTGTTTCTTGGCTCCATCAGCGGTCACCATTCCCTGTTCCCGTTGCCGGATGAGGAAAAGGCCGGTGTGGCACCGGTGGAGGTGCCGACCATGCGCCTGGATCAAGTCATCGAACCGGGCCAGAAAGCCGACATGATCAAGATCGATGCAGAGGGCGCAGAGCTGGATGTTTTGGAAGGTGCGCGAACGCTGATCGAGGCCAATCCGGAAATCGTGCTGGTGGTGGAATTTGGCCCCTCGCATTTGCGGCGCGTTGGTCACATGCCATCGGATTGGCTTGCCCGTTTCGCCGATCTGGGGCTGATCTATCGCGTTATTAACGAGCAGACAGGCAACCTGGAATCTTGGCCCTATCACAAACTTCTGGACGTGTATTCCGTCAATCTCCTCTTTGCACGGCCGGACGCTTCGGTCTGGCAGAGGAGCTGACATCTTATGTCCGAAGATGTGATCCTGATCGGCGCCGGAGGGCACGCCAAGGTAGTGATCGAGTTATTTCAGGCCATGGGTCGTCGCGTGGCCTTTTGCGTCGGCGGAGCTGCAGATATTGCCGATCACTGTCTAGACGTACCGGTTTTGGCGGGGGACGAACATCTGGCCCGGCTTTTTGCCAAGGGGTATCGACACGCATTCGTTGCCATCGGTTCCAATGTCATGCGTCGCCGTATGGCTGATGAGGCGCGAAAAATTGGCTTTATCCTCGTCAGCGCCGTAAGCCCGAGGGCCGTTCTGTCACCTTCCTGCCGCTTGGGTACAGGGGTGGCGGTGATGGCAGGCGTGGTCGTCAATGCCGAGTCGGTGATTGAGGACCTTGTCATTCTTAATACCGGTGCCAGCGTGGATCATGACTGCCGCATCGGAGTTACAGCCCATATAGCCCCGCAATGCGCCCTCGCCGGGAATGTCCAGGTGGGAGAGTCGACCTTCCTTGGAGTGGGTTGTAAAGTTATCCCCGGTGTGCGCATTGGGGCGGGAACAGTGATCGGTGCCGGCTCTGTGGTGATCCGCGACATACCCGATGGCGTCACGGCCATGGGTGTCCCTGCGCGCGTGGCCAATGGCGCGACAGACAAGAAAGGACCTTAAAGGATGGAGAGAATTTTCGTTGCCGAGCCAAAGCTGGCCGGACGGGAACGCGAATATGTGCTGGACTGTTTGGATAGCACCTGGATTTCCTCGAACGGCAAATACATCACCGCGTTTGAACAGGCATTTGCCGCGTTCTGCGGCGCAAAGCACGCCATCGCCACCAATAACGGCACTACCGCCTTGCATGTGGCCCTGGTGGCGCTGGGCTTGAAGCCGGGCGACGAAGTGCTGGTGCCAACGGTCACTTACATTGCCACCGCCAACGCGGTGCGCTATTGCGGGGCGACGCCTATTCTGGTGGATGTCTGCCCCGACACGATGAATATCGATCCCACCCAAATCGAAGCCAAGCTGACGCCCAATACTCGCGGCATTCTGCCTGTCCACCTTTATGGCCATCCGGCCGAGATGGAGGCGATCAACGACATCGCAAGGCAGCACGGCCTGTGGGTGGTCGAGGACGCGGCCGAGGCCCACGGCGCGACCTATCATGGACGTAAGGTCGGTACGCTGGCCACCTGCGCCACCTTCAGCTTCTTTGGCAACAAGCTGATCACGACCGGCGAAGGCGGCATGGTCACCACAGATGATGACGAGCTGGCCGCGCGCATCCGCCTGTTGCGTGGCCAGGGCATGGATTCGCAGCGTCGTTACTGGTTCCCGGTGGTCGGCTACAATTACCGCATGACCAATATCGAGGCCGCTCTGGGCCTGGCTCAGCTGGAGCAGATCGAGACCGTTCTATCCGAACGCCGACAACTGGCGGCCTGGTACACGGAAGCATTGGCACCGCTGGAAGACATGATCGTTCTGCCGCA contains these protein-coding regions:
- a CDS encoding DegT/DnrJ/EryC1/StrS family aminotransferase, coding for MERIFVAEPKLAGREREYVLDCLDSTWISSNGKYITAFEQAFAAFCGAKHAIATNNGTTALHVALVALGLKPGDEVLVPTVTYIATANAVRYCGATPILVDVCPDTMNIDPTQIEAKLTPNTRGILPVHLYGHPAEMEAINDIARQHGLWVVEDAAEAHGATYHGRKVGTLATCATFSFFGNKLITTGEGGMVTTDDDELAARIRLLRGQGMDSQRRYWFPVVGYNYRMTNIEAALGLAQLEQIETVLSERRQLAAWYTEALAPLEDMIVLPQQRAECEHVYWMYTVYLRRGGETERDAIMRALDAAGIETRPVFYPMHVMPPYLDSTPYPVADLWAGRGINLPSHRNLTQAHIVRIAAAVADALAMCGEALKVV
- a CDS encoding acetyltransferase, whose amino-acid sequence is MSEDVILIGAGGHAKVVIELFQAMGRRVAFCVGGAADIADHCLDVPVLAGDEHLARLFAKGYRHAFVAIGSNVMRRRMADEARKIGFILVSAVSPRAVLSPSCRLGTGVAVMAGVVVNAESVIEDLVILNTGASVDHDCRIGVTAHIAPQCALAGNVQVGESTFLGVGCKVIPGVRIGAGTVIGAGSVVIRDIPDGVTAMGVPARVANGATDKKGP
- a CDS encoding FkbM family methyltransferase; this translates as MRRVIRKLRAVWCQITINKQYLFLAGQLAAHTDEMRREIYELKKALWENADISFTQLEIAIQTKDNTPSAEPMQGQNTSSALPRPPNLPIPPSVTSVEGEEIDRDQQLIWHLSQLDKLGYRPGNRVAVNCGPDQILVRTQVGYVFCSAHDPVVLCALAETGELEHGTRLAIQRILQPGETFIDVGAHLGLHTIAAARVLKDHGRVIAFEPFPLTCSLLRKSVELNNLSSLVEIHNAAVSNRAESRPLFLGSISGHHSLFPLPDEEKAGVAPVEVPTMRLDQVIEPGQKADMIKIDAEGAELDVLEGARTLIEANPEIVLVVEFGPSHLRRVGHMPSDWLARFADLGLIYRVINEQTGNLESWPYHKLLDVYSVNLLFARPDASVWQRS
- the rpmG gene encoding 50S ribosomal protein L33, with translation MAKVKTAIRMNSTASGYFKVARKNPKKVEKLTLRKYDPVVRKHVEFKEGKVK
- a CDS encoding tail fiber domain-containing protein; its protein translation is MLLPPALLAFGSADAAKLPSGYAAISGGGSPTETGVLEVSSGARQLDPWGRYYLYCRWQQNLADSAMPVIKLISAGADGTVQTNCAQSATPSGDDRTEYLSVAIARERANVWRVDNANKVTFGNSSNAVSVQDTGDISARNLTLSGTLTGAGMSASSLVLTTALPITSGGTGSGNANGALSNLGGTVVGKDVFTAATQGTAQDALGASATGKSVFTAASQDAAQGALGATATGKGVFTAASQDAAQGALGATATGKGVFTAASQDAAQGALGATATGKSVFMAASQDAAQGALGATATGKSLFTAASAAAGRTALSLGTIATQDANAVAITGGTISGVTLSGSTITGDVSGNAGNVTGTVAIANGGTGATTAATARSNLGTNDAANLTAGTVATARLGSGTANSTTYLRGDSTWQSISATTNTLSQGNTSITATDTGADGTLTFVTEGTTRMTVNPSGVFNVVGNATIGGTFSATGGISGTNISGGTISNSSLVLPVGSAAAPSLSFTSDSNTGIYSPNADAVAISTGGTARMTVDSTGLSLGAVDGTSEGAQVAWNRSNGTYSNWTTDVYQNAFRITTSDANSNQVQILNAGAGTAGLYVEGKLGVGNNNPSSTLDVTGTLNVTGGITGNVTGNVTGNVTGNVTGTAANVTGTVAIANGGTGATTAATARSNLGTNDAANLTTGTMATARLGSGTANTTTYLRGDSTWQPLSVNAISQGNTSITATDTGADGTLTFVTEGTTRMTIGNAGLVSITGERLDIGDATAYNLFVGYGAGAANSGSNSNTAVGVQALYSNTTGYYNTALGGEALQANTTGNNNTALGYRALKANTASNNIAVGEEALTANTTGANNIALGNEALTHNTTGSANTAVGNYALFTNTTGDQNVALGFWALKSNTTATNNVAVGYGALADNTTGQYNTALGYNTAGTLNTGSRNLLIGYNANVPAADTSDYLNIGNAITGNLSTGAVTIAGVLTATGGITGNVTGNVTGTAGNVTGTVAVANGGTGATDAATARSNLGTNDAANLTTGTMATARLGSGTANSTTYLRGDSTWQPLSVNAISQGNTSITATDTGADGTLTFVTEGSTQMTIANTGLVSIAGPRLGIGSVATFGTFVGYSAGASSSNTNNVAVGYNALNANVTGVQNTALGFRTLQVNTASSGTALGYMALAANTTGIANTAVGASALTSNITGNSNTAVGNYALWANTGYSNTAVGDYALKDNTTGTAGVAMGVSALQGNTTGYYNTALGFEALQANTTGNNNTALGYQALKANSTSDSTALGYQALKANTTGDGNTAVGTSALAANTSGPGNTAVGYQALAVNTTGFHNTALGKLALQANTTGSLNTALGKETLQSNTTGTNNTAVGGGALFFNTTGTQNTALGTYALVSNTTGHYNTAVGSDALFFNATGTQNTALGYQALKANTASGGTALGYRALYANTTGTSNTAVGNSALITNTTGASNTALGNVALAVNTAGGSNTAVGYTALAANTTGNNNTALGYNTAATLSTGSNNILIGYNVNVPAADTSDYLNIGGAITGNLSTGAVTIAGVLTATGGVSGNVTGTAANVTGTVAVANGGTGATDAATARSNLGTNDAANLTAGTMATARLGSGTANSTTYLRGDSTWQPLSVNAISQGNTSITATDTGADGTLTFVTEGTTQMTIANTGLVSITGNRLNIGNVTDYNLFVGYGAGAANSGGDNMAVGLQALAANTSGAHNTAVGNYALYASTTGFQNTALGGDALTTNTMGSDNTALGYTALRNNTTGTANTTVGSGALRANTTGGGNIAVGISALITNSTGGYNTAIGSSALYSNTTGGSNTAVGAYAISAKTTGNNNTALGYNTGATLTTGSNNIVIGYNVNVPAADTSDYLNIGNTIRGNLSTGYIGIGIAATTPSYRLEVNGTAYAIGAAGALSDMRHKKNIHSLDQGLSAVERLRPVTFEWKDPKDGGMKGEQIGFIAQEVEKVLPGVVLTNEDAEQTKGLKYNELIPVLTKAIQELKAAKDNADAKNAALEARLRKLEERMDATPPTHH
- the hfq gene encoding RNA chaperone Hfq, encoding MPDKGQSVQDVFLNHMRKHKVPLTVFLANGVKLQGVVTWFDAFCVLLRRDGHLQLVYKHAISTVMPGHPVDLFETHDNTESIDA
- the hflX gene encoding GTPase HflX: MREDASGHQRSAQARMNEAAGLAVAIHLNVVGVEAVAVDRPHPGTFLGAGTVDRLKAAVAEAKADLLIFDHALSPVQQRNLERALMCKVVDRTGLILEIFGARARTREGQLQVELAALLYQKSRLVRSWTHLERQRGGFGFLGGPGESQLEIDRRLIGQRILTIQRELHEARQRRALQRQTRRRRAWPLVALAGYTNAGKSTLFNRLTGAQVRAENLLFATLDPTLRAFDLPGGHRALLSDTVGFISDLPTQLVEAFHATLEEVQDADIILHVRDIAHPDSGLQRHDVQQVLAALGIAADSDRVIEVLNKADNLPLDDHRRLNLECDRHNAVASAAADGQTEPGAGMVAVSALSGEGMDRLYALMTNKLFASRHERILTLTADGGATLAWLHRHGQVQSQRVTKTGRLHVRAALDSSDWGRFEKSFPDIPTRAAPAKGH